One window of the Streptomyces sp. NBC_00259 genome contains the following:
- a CDS encoding glyceraldehyde-3-phosphate dehydrogenase: MTVNDDSFTNWKNREEIAESMIPIIGKLHRERDVTVLLHSRSLVNKSVVSILKTHRFARQIAGEELSVTETFPFLQALTALDLGPSQIDLGMLAATYRADGRGLSVEEFTAGAVAGATGANKIERCEPRDVVLYGFGRIGRLVARLLIEKAGSGNGLRLRAIVVRRGGDQDIVKRASLLRRDSIHGQFQGTITVDEANGTIIANGNEIKVIYAGDPSEVDYTAYGIKDAILIDNTGKWRDREGLSKHLRPGIDKVVLTAPGKGDVPNIVHGVNHDMIKPDEQILSCASCTTNAIVPPLKAMADEYGVLRGHVETVHSFTNDQNLLDNYHKADRRGRSAPLNMVITETGAASAVAKALPDLKAPITGSSIRVPVPDVSIAILSLRLGRETTREEVLDYLRDVSLTSPLKRQIDFTTAPDAVSSDFMGSRHASIVDAGATKVDGDNAILYLWYDNEFGYSCQVIRVVQHVSGVEYPTFPAPVL, encoded by the coding sequence GTGACTGTCAATGACGACTCGTTCACCAATTGGAAGAACCGCGAGGAGATCGCGGAGTCGATGATCCCGATCATCGGGAAGCTGCACCGGGAGCGGGACGTCACCGTCCTCCTCCACAGCCGCTCCTTGGTGAACAAGTCGGTGGTCAGCATCCTCAAGACCCACCGATTCGCCCGGCAGATCGCCGGCGAGGAGCTCTCGGTCACCGAGACGTTCCCGTTCCTGCAGGCTCTCACCGCGCTCGATCTCGGTCCCTCCCAGATCGACCTCGGCATGCTCGCCGCGACGTACCGGGCCGACGGCCGCGGTCTCTCGGTGGAGGAGTTCACCGCCGGGGCCGTCGCCGGCGCCACGGGTGCCAACAAGATCGAGCGCTGCGAGCCGCGCGACGTCGTCCTCTACGGCTTCGGCCGCATCGGCCGCCTCGTCGCCCGCCTCCTCATCGAGAAGGCCGGCTCGGGCAACGGCCTGCGCCTGCGTGCCATCGTCGTCCGCCGGGGTGGCGACCAGGACATCGTCAAGCGCGCCTCGCTGCTGCGCCGCGACTCCATCCACGGCCAGTTCCAGGGCACGATCACCGTCGACGAGGCCAACGGCACGATCATCGCCAACGGCAACGAGATCAAGGTGATCTACGCGGGCGACCCGTCGGAGGTCGACTACACGGCGTACGGCATCAAGGACGCCATCCTCATCGACAACACCGGCAAATGGCGCGACCGCGAGGGTCTGTCGAAGCACCTCCGCCCCGGCATCGACAAGGTCGTGCTGACCGCGCCAGGCAAGGGCGACGTCCCCAACATCGTGCACGGCGTCAACCACGACATGATCAAGCCGGACGAGCAGATCCTGTCCTGCGCCTCCTGCACCACGAACGCGATCGTGCCGCCGCTGAAGGCCATGGCGGACGAGTACGGCGTTCTGCGCGGCCACGTGGAGACCGTCCACTCGTTCACCAACGACCAGAACCTGCTGGACAACTACCACAAGGCCGACCGCCGCGGCCGCTCCGCGCCGCTCAACATGGTCATCACCGAGACCGGCGCCGCCTCCGCCGTCGCCAAGGCGCTGCCCGATCTCAAGGCCCCGATCACCGGCAGCTCGATCCGCGTCCCGGTGCCGGACGTCTCGATCGCGATCCTCAGCCTGCGGCTCGGTCGCGAGACCACCCGCGAGGAGGTCCTCGACTACCTCCGCGACGTGTCGCTGACCTCGCCGCTCAAGCGCCAGATCGACTTCACCACCGCCCCCGACGCGGTGTCGAGCGACTTCATGGGCTCGCGCCACGCGTCGATCGTCGACGCCGGCGCCACCAAGGTCGACGGGGACAACGCGATCCTCTACCTGTGGTACGACAACGAGTTCGGCTACTCGTGCCAGGTCATCCGCGTCGTCCAGCACGTCTCGGGCGTGGAGTACCCCACCTTCCCCGCCCCGGTGCTCTGA
- a CDS encoding cupin, protein MVSLPNLPHPLPGAVGLSHLSAYEWEAADGACGGSPHLHLVCTEAYVVTGGRGAVQTLSPDGYRDTPLEPGSVAWFTPGTVHRMVQGGGLRITVLMQNSGLPEAGDAVFTFPPDVLADPERYAAAASLPARTGPEAATAARKRRDLAVEGYLPLREALMAGDNGPYVEFQQAAARLVRDRVPAWRELWRAGALATAERTGAQLTALEAGDPGYLADARSYDTGPTRHGGYGMCGRREEYELPGTTLPYHGE, encoded by the coding sequence ATGGTGAGCCTGCCGAACCTCCCGCATCCGCTGCCAGGAGCCGTGGGCCTGTCGCACCTCAGCGCCTATGAATGGGAAGCCGCCGACGGGGCGTGCGGCGGCAGCCCGCATCTGCATCTCGTGTGCACGGAGGCGTACGTCGTCACGGGCGGCCGGGGCGCCGTCCAGACCCTCAGCCCCGACGGCTACCGCGACACCCCTCTGGAGCCGGGTTCGGTGGCGTGGTTCACGCCCGGCACCGTGCACCGCATGGTGCAGGGCGGCGGACTGCGCATCACCGTGCTGATGCAGAACAGCGGACTGCCGGAAGCCGGGGACGCCGTCTTCACCTTCCCGCCCGACGTGCTCGCCGACCCCGAGCGGTATGCGGCCGCGGCATCCCTCCCGGCGCGGACCGGCCCGGAGGCGGCGACCGCCGCCCGTAAGCGCCGCGACCTGGCCGTCGAGGGGTATCTGCCGCTGCGCGAGGCGCTCATGGCCGGTGACAACGGCCCCTATGTCGAGTTCCAGCAGGCCGCGGCGCGCCTTGTCAGGGACCGGGTCCCCGCCTGGCGTGAGCTGTGGCGGGCGGGCGCGCTGGCCACGGCGGAGCGCACCGGGGCCCAGCTCACGGCCCTGGAAGCCGGTGACCCCGGCTATCTCGCCGACGCCCGTTCGTACGACACCGGGCCGACCCGGCACGGCGGTTACGGCATGTGCGGCCGCCGCGAGGAGTACGAACTGCCGGGCACCACGCTCCCGTATCACGGCGAGTAG
- a CDS encoding GNAT family N-acetyltransferase produces MSTVTASMFTHPLGDDAVLIPRTPEIAEAYHALLEANHRERIARWNPAADDHPPTLAQTREALVATGRAWLDGTLLPLAIAVPEEDRWRLVGTVGLRIDRPARSGEVGYWIEAAHEGRGLVTRAVAAVLDQAFGPLGLRRVELRTNPDNERSQRVARRLGFTQEGVLRQAAAFPDGRRDEVVYGLLAAEWRKE; encoded by the coding sequence GTGTCCACCGTCACCGCGTCGATGTTCACCCACCCTCTCGGGGACGACGCCGTCCTGATACCCCGCACGCCCGAGATCGCCGAGGCGTACCACGCGCTGCTGGAGGCCAATCACCGCGAGCGGATCGCCCGCTGGAATCCGGCGGCCGACGACCACCCGCCCACGCTGGCCCAGACCCGTGAGGCCCTCGTCGCAACGGGCCGGGCCTGGCTGGACGGAACGCTGTTGCCCCTGGCCATCGCCGTGCCGGAGGAGGACCGGTGGCGTCTGGTCGGGACGGTCGGCCTGAGGATCGACCGCCCGGCACGATCGGGCGAGGTCGGCTACTGGATCGAGGCCGCGCACGAGGGACGCGGGTTGGTGACCCGAGCCGTTGCCGCGGTGCTCGACCAGGCGTTCGGCCCTCTCGGACTGCGACGGGTCGAACTGCGTACCAACCCCGACAACGAGCGCAGTCAGCGGGTCGCCCGGCGCCTGGGCTTCACGCAGGAGGGAGTGCTGCGCCAGGCAGCGGCCTTCCCCGACGGACGACGCGACGAAGTGGTCTACGGCCTCCTGGCAGCGGAATGGCGCAAGGAGTAG
- a CDS encoding NADPH-dependent F420 reductase: MSTLGLIGSGHIGSTLARLGVAAGLDVVLSNSRGPETLAGLVAELGPHARAATPAEAAAAGDWVVVTVPLKNYRQVPVAPLAGKVVLDTDNYYPERDGRIAELDAEETTTSELLQRHLPDAQVVKAFNNIYYGHLAALARPSGASDRSALPIAGDDPDAKAAATRLLDLLGYDAVDAGPLADSWRFQRDTPAYVVPYAKNPQGLGISADDPGTSADAATLRASLAAARRD; encoded by the coding sequence ATGAGCACTCTTGGGCTGATCGGCAGTGGACACATCGGAAGCACTCTCGCGAGGCTCGGCGTCGCCGCCGGGCTCGACGTGGTCCTCAGCAACTCACGCGGGCCCGAGACCCTTGCCGGCCTCGTGGCCGAGCTGGGCCCGCACGCGCGGGCCGCGACCCCCGCCGAGGCGGCGGCCGCGGGAGACTGGGTCGTGGTCACCGTCCCGCTGAAGAACTACCGGCAGGTGCCGGTGGCGCCGTTGGCGGGGAAGGTCGTCCTCGACACCGACAACTACTACCCCGAACGCGATGGTCGGATCGCCGAACTCGACGCGGAGGAGACCACCACCAGCGAACTCCTGCAGCGGCATCTCCCGGACGCCCAGGTCGTCAAGGCGTTCAACAACATCTACTACGGGCATCTGGCCGCGCTGGCCCGGCCGTCGGGCGCGTCCGACCGCTCGGCGCTGCCGATCGCCGGTGACGACCCGGACGCGAAGGCCGCCGCCACACGGCTGCTCGACCTCCTGGGATACGACGCCGTGGACGCGGGTCCCCTCGCCGACAGTTGGCGGTTCCAGCGCGACACTCCCGCCTATGTCGTCCCCTACGCGAAGAACCCGCAGGGGCTCGGCATCTCCGCGGACGACCCGGGCACGAGCGCGGACGCCGCGACACTGCGCGCCTCCCTGGCCGCGGCGCGGCGCGACTGA
- a CDS encoding MarR family winged helix-turn-helix transcriptional regulator — MEGKPRPAASASDAISAMDGLIATSIVGQQEFARNLGLSVTDLVCFAYVLEAGDSPVTAGDLAGRAHVTTGAVTGILNRLERGGFVTREPDPADRRRVRVAAVPAAEERVRAIYEPYYARLAELFADYAPDEIAVLADWFTRAGALARAYLEESCDD, encoded by the coding sequence ATGGAGGGCAAGCCCCGCCCCGCCGCCTCCGCCTCGGACGCGATCAGCGCGATGGACGGCCTCATCGCGACGAGCATCGTCGGCCAGCAGGAGTTCGCCCGGAACCTCGGACTGAGCGTCACGGACCTCGTCTGCTTCGCGTACGTCCTGGAGGCAGGGGACTCCCCGGTCACCGCCGGCGACCTGGCCGGGCGTGCGCACGTCACGACGGGTGCGGTGACCGGCATCCTCAACCGCCTGGAGCGCGGCGGCTTCGTGACCCGCGAGCCCGACCCCGCCGACCGGCGCCGGGTGCGCGTCGCCGCCGTCCCGGCCGCCGAGGAGCGTGTGCGGGCGATCTACGAGCCGTACTACGCGCGGCTCGCGGAGCTCTTCGCGGACTACGCACCGGACGAGATCGCCGTCCTCGCCGACTGGTTCACGCGCGCCGGTGCGCTGGCGCGCGCCTATCTGGAGGAGTCCTGCGACGACTGA
- the ltnD gene encoding L-threonate dehydrogenase, whose product MSEQDRPARPRVGVVGLGAMGLGMARSLRNAGYDVGVHDLRPEVASAFARDGGTAFGSPGDLAAAVDVLVGVVVSAAQVESVLFGSDGAADRLRPGAVFVMCSTVDPGWSAALDARLAEKGVLYLDAPISGGAARAAAGELTMMTSGSAAAYAVADPALEAMSSTVYRLGDQAGLGSKVKIVNQLLAGVHIAAAAEAMALGIKAGVPAEALYEVITHSAGTSWMFENRMPHVLAGDYTPLSAVDIFVKDLGLVLDSARPERFPLPLAATAHQMFLQASASGLGAEDDSAVIKIFPGVDLPEPEVV is encoded by the coding sequence ATGAGTGAGCAGGACAGGCCGGCACGGCCGCGCGTGGGCGTGGTGGGACTCGGGGCCATGGGCCTCGGCATGGCCCGCAGCCTGCGGAACGCGGGCTATGACGTGGGGGTCCACGACCTGCGACCGGAGGTGGCCTCGGCCTTCGCCCGTGACGGCGGCACGGCGTTCGGTTCGCCGGGCGACCTGGCTGCCGCGGTGGACGTCCTGGTCGGCGTGGTGGTCAGTGCGGCACAGGTCGAGTCGGTGCTGTTCGGCTCCGACGGGGCGGCCGACCGGCTCCGCCCCGGCGCCGTCTTCGTGATGTGCTCCACCGTCGACCCCGGCTGGTCCGCCGCACTCGACGCACGCCTGGCCGAGAAGGGCGTGCTGTACTTGGACGCTCCGATCTCCGGCGGCGCCGCGCGTGCCGCGGCCGGCGAGCTGACGATGATGACGTCGGGCTCCGCCGCGGCATACGCGGTCGCCGACCCCGCACTCGAAGCCATGAGCAGCACGGTCTACCGACTGGGGGACCAGGCAGGACTCGGCTCGAAGGTCAAGATCGTGAACCAGCTGCTCGCCGGTGTGCACATCGCCGCGGCGGCCGAGGCGATGGCCCTGGGCATCAAGGCCGGCGTTCCGGCCGAGGCGCTCTACGAGGTCATCACGCACAGCGCCGGCACCTCGTGGATGTTCGAGAACCGCATGCCGCACGTGCTCGCCGGTGACTACACGCCTCTCTCCGCGGTCGACATCTTCGTCAAGGACCTGGGGCTGGTGCTCGACTCCGCCCGGCCGGAGAGGTTCCCGCTTCCTCTGGCCGCCACCGCACACCAGATGTTCCTCCAGGCATCGGCGTCCGGTCTGGGGGCAGAGGACGACAGTGCGGTCATCAAGATCTTCCCGGGCGTCGACCTGCCCGAGCCGGAGGTGGTCTGA
- the otnK gene encoding 3-oxo-tetronate kinase produces the protein MGIRLGCIADDFTGATDLANNLVRAGMRVVQLIDVPPAGADRPADTDIEADADADTDTDTDLGVDADAVVIALKSRTVPAAEAVEASLRALAWLRAAGAEQIYFKYCSTFDSTPAGNIGPVTEALMDAIGADFTLATPAFPDNGRTVFKGHLFVGDVLLSESGMRHHPLTPMTDPNLVSVLGAQTTRPVGLIDHTAVAGGAEAIRARIDALREEGVGIAIADAVSDDDLLRLGSAVRELPLVTAGSGLAIGLPANWGIEPSPAAAQLPPAGGHRAVVSGSVSVATNRQVQEFLDSGRPAFSVDPLRIAAGEDVAGQALDFAEKHLADGPVLVYSTEAPDTVRTVQGRLGAAEAGELVERTLARVARGLVARGVRQLVVAGGETSGAVVQELGLTGLRIGPQIDPGVPWCAAALPDGDTLHLTLKSGNFGGPGFFTDAFALLDEEAS, from the coding sequence ATGGGAATCCGACTCGGGTGCATCGCCGACGACTTCACCGGTGCCACGGACCTGGCCAACAACCTGGTGCGGGCGGGTATGCGCGTGGTCCAGCTGATCGACGTGCCGCCGGCCGGTGCAGACCGGCCGGCCGACACCGACATCGAGGCGGACGCCGACGCCGACACGGACACGGACACGGACCTGGGCGTGGACGCGGACGCCGTGGTCATCGCGCTCAAGTCACGCACCGTCCCGGCGGCCGAGGCCGTCGAGGCGTCGCTCCGGGCACTCGCCTGGCTGCGGGCCGCGGGCGCCGAGCAGATCTACTTCAAGTACTGCTCCACCTTCGACTCGACACCGGCCGGCAACATCGGACCGGTCACCGAGGCCCTGATGGACGCGATCGGCGCCGACTTCACGCTCGCGACACCGGCCTTCCCCGACAACGGACGCACGGTCTTCAAGGGGCACCTCTTCGTCGGCGACGTCCTGCTCAGTGAGAGCGGCATGCGCCACCATCCGCTCACCCCGATGACCGACCCCAACCTCGTCTCCGTCCTCGGCGCGCAGACCACACGCCCGGTCGGCCTCATCGACCACACGGCCGTCGCCGGCGGCGCCGAGGCGATCCGGGCCCGTATCGACGCCCTGCGCGAGGAGGGCGTCGGGATCGCCATCGCCGACGCCGTCTCCGACGACGACCTGCTGCGCCTGGGTTCGGCGGTCCGTGAGCTGCCCCTGGTGACCGCCGGCTCCGGCCTCGCGATCGGCCTGCCCGCCAACTGGGGCATCGAGCCGTCCCCGGCGGCCGCGCAGCTGCCACCGGCCGGCGGCCACCGGGCCGTCGTCTCCGGCTCTGTCTCCGTCGCCACCAACCGCCAGGTCCAGGAGTTCCTGGACAGCGGCAGGCCCGCGTTCAGCGTCGACCCGCTGCGTATCGCGGCCGGCGAGGACGTGGCCGGACAGGCCCTGGACTTCGCCGAGAAGCACCTGGCCGACGGCCCGGTCCTCGTCTACTCCACCGAGGCACCCGACACGGTCCGCACCGTCCAGGGCCGGCTCGGCGCCGCCGAGGCCGGTGAGCTGGTGGAGCGGACCCTGGCCCGCGTCGCCCGGGGACTCGTGGCGCGCGGTGTCCGTCAACTCGTCGTCGCGGGCGGTGAGACCTCGGGAGCGGTCGTCCAGGAACTCGGCCTCACCGGGCTGCGGATCGGACCGCAGATCGACCCCGGTGTGCCGTGGTGCGCGGCGGCCCTGCCCGACGGGGACACGCTTCACCTCACCCTGAAGTCCGGCAACTTCGGTGGTCCCGGCTTCTTCACCGACGCGTTCGCGCTCCTGGACGAGGAGGCGTCATGA
- a CDS encoding class II aldolase/adducin family protein produces MTSSVDTTADEARAEIVRVGTSLFSRGYVHASAGNISARLGDDGHLITPTDAALGFLEPHRLALVDAQGEQIAGDRASKTLTLHRRIYEADPTARFVVHTHSTHLVALTLAGVWSRDDVLPPITPYYVMKVGHVPLIPYHRPGDPRVADLVTARIADRRASRTPIRAVLLDRLGPVVWGPDAATALAVLEELEETARLWLLTDRRPEPLPAHAVDELRSTFGAAW; encoded by the coding sequence ATGACCTCGTCCGTCGACACCACGGCCGACGAAGCGCGCGCCGAGATCGTCCGGGTGGGCACGAGCCTGTTCTCCCGTGGCTACGTCCACGCCAGCGCCGGCAACATCAGCGCCAGGCTGGGGGACGACGGCCATCTCATCACGCCCACCGACGCGGCCCTGGGCTTCCTCGAACCCCACCGCCTCGCGCTGGTCGACGCCCAGGGCGAGCAGATCGCGGGCGACCGCGCCAGCAAGACCCTCACCCTCCACCGACGCATCTACGAGGCCGACCCCACGGCCCGTTTCGTCGTCCACACCCACTCCACCCATCTGGTCGCGCTCACCCTGGCCGGTGTGTGGAGCCGGGACGACGTGCTCCCGCCCATCACGCCGTACTACGTGATGAAGGTCGGGCACGTTCCGCTCATCCCGTACCACCGGCCCGGCGACCCGCGCGTGGCCGATCTGGTGACCGCCCGGATCGCCGACCGCAGGGCGAGCCGTACGCCGATCAGGGCCGTCCTGCTCGACCGGCTGGGCCCCGTGGTCTGGGGCCCCGACGCGGCCACCGCCCTGGCCGTCCTCGAAGAACTCGAGGAGACGGCACGTCTCTGGCTCCTGACAGACCGTCGACCGGAGCCGCTCCCCGCCCACGCCGTCGACGAACTGCGATCCACGTTCGGCGCCGCGTGGTGA
- a CDS encoding MFS transporter, translated as MSTPISTAESPDLARENAVFRKVVRRIVPFLILCYVFSYLDRVNVGFAKLQMSDDLGFSEAAYGLGAGLFFIGYFLFEVPSNLMLQRIGARTWIARIMISWGLVSASFMFVTNEAMFYVLRFLLGAAEAGFYPGVILYCTYWFPSHRHARVIAMFMSAIPVAGIFGNPLSGWIMDRFQGVNGWQGWQWMFLLEAIPALLVGVATLFYLDDGVRSAKWLSDDEKAVVERAIADDTAHQTVHGRVWDAFREPKVWLMCLIYFCFVMGQYALTFWMPTFVQSTGIEGNLAIGVLSAVPYLAALVAMNVFGRSADKRRERRWHLVVPSLMGAVGFSLAAVWSGSTVLSLIALSFAAAGVLTCAPLFWSLPTAFLGGAAAAAGLAVINSVGNLAGFVSPYMIGALKDATGSTSIPMYVLALSLVVGAAAVLTTKKQVVNR; from the coding sequence ATGTCCACACCCATATCAACGGCCGAGTCCCCCGACCTCGCCCGCGAGAACGCCGTCTTCCGCAAGGTCGTGCGGCGCATCGTCCCGTTCCTGATCCTCTGCTACGTCTTCTCCTACCTGGACCGGGTCAACGTCGGCTTCGCGAAGTTGCAGATGTCCGACGACCTCGGGTTCAGCGAGGCGGCGTACGGCCTGGGCGCCGGGCTGTTCTTCATCGGCTACTTCCTGTTCGAGGTCCCCTCGAACCTGATGCTGCAACGCATCGGCGCCCGCACGTGGATCGCCCGGATCATGATCAGCTGGGGTCTGGTCTCGGCGTCGTTCATGTTCGTCACCAACGAGGCGATGTTCTACGTCCTCAGGTTCCTCCTCGGCGCCGCCGAGGCGGGGTTCTACCCGGGCGTGATCCTCTACTGCACCTACTGGTTCCCGTCGCACCGCCATGCCCGCGTGATCGCGATGTTCATGTCGGCCATTCCCGTCGCCGGCATCTTCGGCAACCCGCTCTCCGGCTGGATCATGGACCGGTTCCAGGGAGTCAACGGCTGGCAGGGCTGGCAGTGGATGTTCCTGCTCGAGGCGATCCCCGCACTCCTCGTCGGCGTCGCCACGCTGTTCTACCTCGACGACGGCGTGCGCAGCGCGAAGTGGCTCTCCGACGACGAGAAGGCCGTCGTCGAGCGGGCGATCGCCGACGACACCGCGCACCAGACGGTGCACGGCCGTGTCTGGGACGCGTTCCGTGAGCCCAAGGTGTGGCTGATGTGCCTCATCTACTTCTGCTTCGTGATGGGCCAGTACGCGCTGACCTTCTGGATGCCCACGTTCGTCCAGTCCACCGGCATCGAGGGCAATCTCGCGATCGGCGTGCTCAGCGCCGTGCCGTACCTGGCCGCACTCGTCGCGATGAACGTGTTCGGGCGTTCCGCGGACAAGCGCCGCGAACGCCGCTGGCATCTGGTCGTGCCGAGCCTCATGGGCGCGGTCGGGTTCTCGCTGGCCGCCGTCTGGAGCGGGTCGACCGTGCTGTCCCTGATCGCGCTGTCCTTCGCCGCGGCCGGAGTGCTGACCTGCGCACCGCTGTTCTGGTCGCTGCCCACCGCGTTCCTGGGCGGCGCCGCCGCCGCGGCCGGCCTCGCCGTGATCAACTCGGTGGGCAATCTCGCCGGCTTCGTCAGTCCGTACATGATCGGCGCGCTCAAGGACGCCACCGGCTCGACATCGATCCCGATGTACGTCCTGGCGCTCAGCCTCGTCGTCGGAGCCGCCGCGGTGCTCACCACCAAGAAGCAGGTCGTCAACCGCTGA
- the otnI gene encoding 2-oxo-tetronate isomerase: protein MPRFAANLSMMYTEHDFPDRFAAASADGFDAVEYLFPYAYDATGLRGRLDEHGLRQVLFNAPPGAWDSGERGTAALPGREAETRAGVERALEYAATLGCPRVHLMAGLVRPDATPAQLAEHRDTYLANLAWAAERAAAAGVDILIEPINTRDIPGYFLNRQTEAHTAVQEVGAPNLKVQLDLYHCQIVEGDLTTTLRRDVPTGRVGHLQIAGVPDRNEPDRGELDIRHLFDVVDDLGFDGWIGCEYRPRAGTSEGLGWLDDYRNQRGEHA from the coding sequence ATGCCGAGGTTCGCCGCGAACCTGTCCATGATGTACACGGAACACGACTTCCCCGACCGCTTCGCCGCGGCGTCGGCGGACGGCTTCGACGCCGTCGAGTACCTCTTCCCCTACGCGTACGACGCCACCGGGCTGCGTGGCCGGCTCGACGAGCACGGCCTGCGGCAGGTGCTCTTCAACGCGCCTCCCGGCGCCTGGGATTCCGGTGAGCGTGGGACCGCGGCACTGCCAGGACGCGAGGCGGAGACACGGGCCGGTGTCGAGCGCGCCCTGGAGTACGCCGCGACGCTGGGCTGCCCGCGCGTCCACCTGATGGCCGGGCTGGTACGGCCGGACGCGACGCCGGCGCAGCTCGCCGAGCACCGCGACACCTACCTCGCCAATCTGGCCTGGGCCGCGGAGCGTGCCGCCGCGGCGGGCGTCGACATCCTGATCGAGCCGATCAACACCCGTGACATCCCGGGCTACTTCCTGAACCGGCAGACCGAGGCCCACACCGCGGTGCAGGAGGTGGGCGCCCCGAACCTCAAGGTCCAACTCGACCTCTACCACTGCCAGATCGTCGAGGGCGACCTCACCACGACCCTGCGCCGCGACGTACCGACCGGGAGGGTGGGCCACCTGCAGATCGCCGGCGTACCCGACCGGAACGAGCCCGACCGGGGCGAGCTCGACATCCGCCATCTGTTCGACGTCGTCGACGACCTGGGCTTCGACGGATGGATCGGCTGCGAGTACCGACCCCGCGCCGGCACGAGCGAGGGGCTCGGCTGGCTCGACGACTACCGGAACCAACGAGGGGAACACGCATGA
- the denD gene encoding D-erythronate dehydrogenase, which produces MRIVITGGFGFLGRQVAAALLRRRTFRGTPIDRLVLADRFVPSEPEAATDPLVEIVQGDLTDRLTELFAEPVDVLIHLASAVSAECEADFDLGMSANVDTTRALLEAARAQSVAGGPTPLVVFSSSVAVYGSDPALPLPPVVSESTLPTPRSSYGTQKLVCEQLVAEYTRRGFVDGRVARLMTVSVRPGRPNAAASGFLSGIVREPLAGLPANCPVRPDLRVALASPRRTVEGILRVAEVERGDGPGRLDGALPVNLPALTVSVAEMLATLRKVAGDAVADLVTIAPDADVEAIVGSWPAAFDNARAAALGLGPDPDFASVVRDYLDDHADAVTAGALLAAGAAGPAPID; this is translated from the coding sequence ATGAGGATCGTCATCACGGGAGGCTTCGGCTTCCTGGGACGGCAGGTGGCCGCCGCACTGCTGCGGCGGCGTACGTTCCGCGGCACACCGATCGACCGGCTGGTGCTCGCCGACCGCTTCGTGCCGTCCGAGCCGGAGGCCGCCACCGACCCGCTCGTGGAGATCGTGCAGGGCGACCTGACCGACCGCCTCACCGAGCTGTTCGCGGAGCCGGTGGACGTCCTGATCCACCTCGCCTCCGCCGTCTCGGCCGAGTGCGAGGCCGACTTCGACCTCGGCATGAGCGCCAACGTGGACACCACCCGCGCCCTGCTCGAGGCCGCGCGGGCCCAGTCGGTCGCCGGCGGCCCGACGCCGCTGGTGGTGTTCTCCAGCAGCGTCGCCGTCTACGGCTCCGACCCGGCGCTGCCGCTGCCGCCGGTGGTCAGCGAGTCGACCCTGCCCACGCCGCGGTCGAGTTACGGCACCCAGAAGCTCGTCTGCGAGCAACTGGTGGCGGAGTACACGCGCCGTGGCTTCGTGGACGGCCGCGTCGCCCGGCTGATGACCGTGTCGGTACGGCCGGGCAGGCCGAACGCGGCCGCCTCCGGCTTCCTGTCCGGCATCGTCCGCGAGCCGCTCGCGGGCCTCCCGGCGAACTGCCCGGTCCGCCCCGATCTCCGGGTGGCCCTGGCCTCACCGCGCCGCACGGTCGAGGGAATCCTCCGCGTCGCCGAGGTCGAGCGCGGCGACGGCCCGGGCCGGCTCGACGGCGCGCTGCCGGTCAACCTTCCCGCTCTCACGGTCTCCGTCGCCGAGATGCTGGCCACCCTGCGGAAGGTCGCCGGCGACGCCGTCGCCGACCTGGTGACGATCGCGCCCGACGCGGACGTCGAGGCCATCGTGGGCTCATGGCCCGCCGCCTTCGACAACGCCCGCGCCGCCGCGCTCGGTCTCGGACCCGACCCGGACTTCGCCTCGGTGGTACGGGACTACCTCGACGACCACGCCGACGCCGTCACCGCCGGTGCCCTCCTCGCAGCCGGGGCCGCCGGGCCCGCGCCGATAGACTGA